Proteins encoded within one genomic window of Mya arenaria isolate MELC-2E11 chromosome 13, ASM2691426v1:
- the LOC128214071 gene encoding uncharacterized protein LOC128214071, translating to MDLMSMKSSRRKQSKPIRVSYSDDSEMPLAPQAQPEEELVNGDSIESSDVEHEKENKFGESLERFGENKDNREMSSPMNLAMRESAFPTAYHRLASEFSMKNVFVPNGHNNSVMEGENNIDKNGNDMVDGEYDVKGDGEKPKDRSGIFHPDAYCELCDKEFCNKYFLKTHKANKHGIYENSSSPFAPSVNPLPPSMVLPQDYSNLPFKLNMDYQLPPLKPNGIPPKPPTPQLTPPSILPASPPRQSPPMSQSLSQTQVKPSPAPSPLMTPTKPKSDTSSTAGSENGDKKTGQDMEDFCEICQKHFCNKYYLKKHKNDVHGIAPPDTPMLGKRGGRPPNSEIKLPATPVTSDSPLIPHSLANLPGLPNMPGVMVLNPFLPPMLFPGGMHGPMPPRPPHLQLNSPLQYSGSAAMPASSMSDSKSFSPGSSSSATSASPSGGISAEALRNIGIPIPDGASPNDALRRMGLMSPDGQITSDILRGMGVLGEETFCDICRKEFCNKYFLKIHKANKHGIYTDEPLMPPSMAGAMNMSLPTKSSDSTAITSEPNRSSDKERAKDNNYEGNKPDSSPKAATTPVSQPSEFLTHCNLCSQEFASKYAYRIHRIQAHGMINEPFNEAELAEEAFRLHNGELPKHVSAKIAEEISAMERNTEASGFSTMFGSMVAAKLADRVTCEICNKELCNKYFLKVHKMKVHGIDIQSQDRSPKPGTTMQQSERPMLPKLDFSPSAGSRMDFNSFARTFNLKPEPKDLNLSRPNSTTSLDNPNQSVERPSNDELVKMGMDPEAYCEICKKEFCSKYFLRTHKQNIHGIPPKTESQEKSYPMPSVPSMMSSMASSMASSMASSMMAPHLALSTPLLPTSFMSMSSMQPYGQAKPMNLSSSSGFLGNSFGGRSKSGPGSVGKLKEPQNSARVTCELCSKELCNKYFLRTHKINKHGILPEDLSPCASQNMSPNTSDIETASNSSFPMDATHDKGLQSPKLNLENSKLFTNRIDDGPMHFPEALNLKMRAEIDRYGNNNETETCHLCSRKFKSSKWLKQHILKDHAGLTALSPTMEKAFNLGGRYAPLELRTCSVCSIVFPSEMSMQLHMIQEHNAQVTIKTEGSTQPGNDYESRGQFSGTVKKYGLKPRFTFSVKQKSYNCSVCNHSSKWLSNILSHERLVHGIDHNTRKLQCKSCRKLFRKSRILRLHMMKVHGDYSMNESPQKQYRCTTCSQSFPTPLQCHQHIRKDHIRGHSFRVNNHRSNVRHKCSRCSFSTRFRKQFQRHVMRCQVAKKVNSQPGMFEEHNTSGKNNHASLNIHAEALNGCDDYTMQTFQIKQCNGDGVFVTSIVEMPVLKKLKDSTSVSFMVTPVDGQ from the coding sequence ATGGATTTGATGTCTATGAAATCCTCCAGACGCAAACAAAGTAAACCAATACGGGTATCATACAGTGATGACTCTGAAATGCCATTGGCTCCTCAAGCCCAGCCTGAGGAAGAACTAGTGAACGGTGACAGCATTGAGTCGAGTGACGTCGAACACGAGAAGGAAAATAAGTTTGGTGAATCTCTGGAGCGATTTGGTGAAAACAAAGACAATCGTGAAATGTCTAGTCCTATGAATCTTGCCATGCGTGAGTCAGCATTTCCCACTGCATACCACAGACTGGCCAGTGAGTTCTCTATGAAGAACGTGTTCGTGCCCAATGGGCACAATAATAGTGTAATGGAGGGGGAAAATAACATTGATAAGAATGGTAATGATATGGTTGATGGTGAATATGATGTGAAGGGCGATGGTGAAAAGCCCAAGGACAGGTCAGGAATTTTTCATCCTGATGCTTATTGTGAGCTGTGTGACAAAGAATTTTGTAACAAGTACTTTCTGAAAACACATAAAGCTAACAAGCATGGCATATATGAGAACAGTTCATCGCCATTTGCTCCGAGTGTCAACCCACTTCCACCAAGCATGGTACTACCTCAGGACTACTCTAATTTGCCCTTCAAACTTAACATGGACTATCAGCTACCTCCACTGAAGCCTAATGGGATTCCCCCAAAGCCTCCTACGCCTCAGCTTACGCCCCCAAGCATACTACCGGCGTCGCCACCTCGTCAGTCTCCACCGATGTCGCAGTCGCTAAGCCAGACCCAAGTGAAGCCAAGCCCAGCCCCATCACCATTGATGACGCCAACTAAGCCAAAGTCTGACACTTCCTCAACTGCTGGCTCAGAGAATGGAGACAAGAAAACAGGCCAGGATATGGAGGACTTCTGTGAGATCTGCCAAAAGCACTTCTGCAATAAGTACTACCTCAAAAAGCACAAGAATGATGTCCATGGTATTGCTCCACCCGATACGCCTATGTTGGGTAAACGTGGTGGCCGACCCCCAAACTCAGAAATCAAGCTTCCAGCAACTCCTGTCACATCAGACTCTCCCCTTATACCTCATTCTCTTGCCAACTTGCCTGGCTTGCCAAACATGCCTGGTGTCATGGTGCTGAACCCATTCTTGCCGCCGATGCTGTTCCCAGGGGGGATGCACGGCCCGATGCCACCGAGACCTCCTCACCTCCAGCTGAACTCTCCACTTCAATATTCCGGAAGTGCTGCCATGCCAGCTTCCTCAATGAGTGATTCCAAGTCATTTTCTCCAGGCTCTTCCTCATCTGCTACCTCAGCCTCCCCATCAGGAGGCATCTCTGCAGAGGCTCTCAGAAACATCGGTATTCCCATCCCAGATGGAGCAAGCCCCAATGATGCTCTACGTAGAATGGGCCTCATGAGTCCTGATGGTCAGATCACCAGTGATATCCTCAGAGGGATGGGTGTTCTTGGTGAAGAGACATTCTGTGACATCTGCCGAAAAGAGTTCTGCAATAAATATTTCCTAAAGATACACAAGGCTAACAAGCATGGTATCTACACTGACGAGCCACTGATGCCTCCGTCCATGGCTGGTGCCATGAACATGAGTTTGCCTACAAAGTCTAGTGATTCAACCGCAATTACCTCAGAACCTAATCGTTCAAGTGATAAAGAACGTGCAAAAGACAATAATTATGAAGGCAATAAGCCAGATTCTAGTCCTAAAGCTGCAACAACCCCTGTGTCTCAGCCGTCAGAGTTCCTCACTCACTGCAATCTGTGTAGCCAGGAGTTCGCCAGCAAGTACGCATACAGGATTCATCGTATTCAGGCCCACGGAATGATCAACGAGCCCTTCAATGAGGCAGAGCTTGCAGAAGAGGCATTCCGTCTGCACAATGGTGAACTCCCCAAGCATGTTAGTGCAAAAATAGCTGAAGAGATATCTGCAATGGAGCGAAACACTGAGGCATCTGGCTTCTCCACAATGTTTGGCAGTATGGTTGCGGCGAAACTAGCTGATCGTGTAACATGTGAAATTTGTAATAAGGAACTTTGCAATAAGTATTTCCTTAAAGTGCATAAGATGAAAGTGCATGGGATTGATATACAATCTCAAGACAGATCACCGAAGCCTGGAACGACCATGCAACAGAGTGAACGTCCTATGCTGCCGAAGCTAGATTTCAGCCCATCTGCAGGAAGCAGGATGGACTTCAACAGCTTTGCGCGTACGTTCAATCTGAAACCTGAGCCAAAAGATCTAAACCTATCCCGACCAAATTCAACCACCTCACTTGACAATCCAAATCAGTCTGTTGAACGACCATCAAATGATGAGCTTGTTAAGATGGGAATGGACCCAGAAGCTTACTGTGAAATCTGCAAAAAGGAGTTCTGCAGCAAATATTTCCTGCGGACACACAAACAGAACATTCACGGTATCCCGCCGAAAACTGAAAGCCAGGAGAAATCTTACCCTATGCCATCAGTTCCATCAATGATGTCATCGATGGCATCGTCTATGGCATCATCAATGGCGTCGTCGATGATGGCTCCGCACCTTGCTCTGTCCACACCACTTCTACCGACCAGCTTTATGTCCATGTCTAGCATGCAACCTTATGGACAGGCCAAACCCATGAACCTGTCCTCAAGCTCTGGTTTCCTTGGCAACAGTTTCGGTGGGCGATCCAAAAGTGGTCCAGGTAGTGTGGGAAAGCTGAAGGAGCCTCAAAACTCTGCGCGTGTAACATGTGAGCTGTGCAGTAAAGAACTCTGTAATAAGTATTTCCTACGCACCCACAAGATCAACAAACATGGTATCCTGCCAGAAGATCTATCTCCATGTGCTAGTCAGAACATGTCTCCTAATACCTCAGATATAGAAACTGCCAGTAACTCTTCCTTCCCAATGGATGCAACCCATGACAAGGGACTGCAGAGCCCAAAATTGAACCTGGAAAACTCCAAGCTTTTTACCAACAGGATTGATGACGGCCCAATGCATTTTCCTGAGGCTCTCAACCTGAAAATGAGAGCAGAAATTGATCGCTATGGAAACAACAATGAGACTGAAACTTGCCACCTCTGCAGTCGAAAGTTCAAGAGCTCAAAATGGCTTAAACAACACATTCTTAAAGATCACGCTGGTCTTACAGCTCTCTCACCTACGATGGAGAAAGCCTTCAATCTTGGCGGACGCTATGCACCACTCGAACTACGCACCTGTTCTGTTTGCAGCATTGTATTCCCAAGCGAAATGTCCATGCAGTTACATATGATCCAAGAGCATAATGCTCAAGTGACAATTAAAACAGAGGGTTCTACACAGCCAGGCAATGACTATGAATCTCGAGGCCAATTCTCAGGGACTGTTAAAAAGTATGGCCTTAAGCCGCGTTTCACCTTTTCCGTGAAGCAGAAATCATACAATTGTTCTGTATGCAACCACAGCAGCAAATGGTTGTCAAACATTCTCTCCCATGAAAGGTTGGTTCATGGTATTGATCATAACACAAGAAAGCTTCAATGCAAATCTTGCCGAAAATTGTTCAGAAAGAGCCGCATCCTACGCCTTCACATGATGAAGGTCCATGGAGACTATTCAATGAATGAGAGTCCACAGAAGCAGTATCGCTGCACAACTTGCAGCCAGTCATTCCCGACACCACTGCAATGTCACCAGCACATCAGAAAGGATCACATTCGGGGTCACAGCTTCCGTGTTAACAACCATCGCAGTAATGTCCGACACAAGTGCTCGAGGTGCAGTTTCAGCACCCGATTCCGCAAGCAGTTCCAACGCCACGTGATGCGCTGTCAGGTTGCTAAGAAGGTAAACAGCCAACCTGGTATGTTCGAGGAGCACAACACTTCAGGGAAAAACAATCATGCCTCTCTAAACATTCATGCAGAGGCTCTGAATGGATGTGATGATTACACGATGCAGACTTTCCAGATTAAACAGTGCAATGGTGATGGTGTGTTTGTGACCTCCATTGTGGAAATGCCCGTTCTAAAGAAACTGAAAGATTCAACCTCGGTTTCCTTCATGGTCACTCCCGTGGATGGACAGTGA